One Littorina saxatilis isolate snail1 linkage group LG1, US_GU_Lsax_2.0, whole genome shotgun sequence genomic window carries:
- the LOC138977232 gene encoding uncharacterized protein isoform X2, with the protein MAEITASRTQEVARTPPQETSRTPQETPRTAQESKNAYNYQDSARMAAQESSRTYNNQDTVRATQRSMSRATLQPAVHDFNGNIIKKAMDDDQVVWLIGKSHAKIHPAATEYSYPVPASFRGSGAFGALQWESARLPNVSGPLGVPSHRSDRTSAWAEEVHRRHLARTARARARLSPKHRMIERVIPSGSSIMYDHNHHHHHSHHQNSSFSLSLPMPMNEDNMEDVRLTSLSRLSSRNENFHTARSRPATSGRYFDSSNGLRNRFNGPTGLRSRPTTASQSSGPGLSVRRITLHQKELMT; encoded by the exons ATGGCGGAAATAACAGCATCACGCACGCAGGAAGTGGCACGCACACCACCACAAGAGACGTCACGCACACCCCAGGAGACACCACGCACAGCCCAGGAATCCAAAAACGCGTATAACTACCAGGACTCGGCACGCATGGCAGCGCAGGAATCTTCGCGCACATACAACAATCAAGATACTGTACGTGCCACGCAACGGTCCATGTCGCGAGCCACTCTGCAGCCTGCCGTGCACGATTTCAACGGCAACATCATCAAAAAGGCTATGG acGACGACCAGGTGGTGTGGCTGATAGGCAAGAGCCACGCCAAGATCCACCCAGCCGCCACAGAGTACTCCTACCCCGTCCCCGCCTCCTTCAGAGGAAGCGGAGCCTTCGGAGCACTGCAGTGGGAGTCTGCACGACTCCCCAACGTCTCCGGCCCCCTGGGAGTACCCTCTCACCGGTCCGACCGCACATCCGCCTGGGCCGAGGAAGTTCACCGTCGTCACTTGGCGAGGACTGCACGTGCACGCGCGCGACTGTCGCCCAAGCACCGAATGATTGAGCGAGTGATTCCCAGCGGGTCAAGCATCATGTAtgaccacaaccaccaccaccaccattccCATCACCAGAACAGCTCCTTTAGCCTGTCTCTACCTATGCCCATGAACGAAGATAACATGGAGGATGTTCGGCT AACAAGCCTCTCGAGACTGTCATCCAGGAACGAAAATTTCCACACCGCAAGGTCTCGCCCCGCTACCTCCGGCAGATATTTCGACTCCAGCAACGGACTGCGAAACAGATTTAATGGCCCCACCGGTCTGAGGTCACGACCAACCACTGCTTCACAGTCCTCTGGGCCCGGATTGAGCGTACGAAGAATCACTCTGCACCAGAAAGAACTAATGACTTAG
- the LOC138977232 gene encoding uncharacterized protein isoform X1 translates to MAEITASRTQEVARTPPQETSRTPQETPRTAQESKNAYNYQDSARMAAQESSRTYNNQDTVRATQRSMSRATLQPAVHDFNGNIIKKAMGTSASQQTFSVLLSRENCLAHLSRAKVREAKLDDDQVVWLIGKSHAKIHPAATEYSYPVPASFRGSGAFGALQWESARLPNVSGPLGVPSHRSDRTSAWAEEVHRRHLARTARARARLSPKHRMIERVIPSGSSIMYDHNHHHHHSHHQNSSFSLSLPMPMNEDNMEDVRLTSLSRLSSRNENFHTARSRPATSGRYFDSSNGLRNRFNGPTGLRSRPTTASQSSGPGLSVRRITLHQKELMT, encoded by the exons ATGGCGGAAATAACAGCATCACGCACGCAGGAAGTGGCACGCACACCACCACAAGAGACGTCACGCACACCCCAGGAGACACCACGCACAGCCCAGGAATCCAAAAACGCGTATAACTACCAGGACTCGGCACGCATGGCAGCGCAGGAATCTTCGCGCACATACAACAATCAAGATACTGTACGTGCCACGCAACGGTCCATGTCGCGAGCCACTCTGCAGCCTGCCGTGCACGATTTCAACGGCAACATCATCAAAAAGGCTATGGGTACGAGTGCAAGTCAACAAACATTCAGCGTTCTTCTTTCCCGTGAAAACTGTTTGGCTCATCTGTCCAGGGCTAAAGTGCGCGAAGCGAAACTAG acGACGACCAGGTGGTGTGGCTGATAGGCAAGAGCCACGCCAAGATCCACCCAGCCGCCACAGAGTACTCCTACCCCGTCCCCGCCTCCTTCAGAGGAAGCGGAGCCTTCGGAGCACTGCAGTGGGAGTCTGCACGACTCCCCAACGTCTCCGGCCCCCTGGGAGTACCCTCTCACCGGTCCGACCGCACATCCGCCTGGGCCGAGGAAGTTCACCGTCGTCACTTGGCGAGGACTGCACGTGCACGCGCGCGACTGTCGCCCAAGCACCGAATGATTGAGCGAGTGATTCCCAGCGGGTCAAGCATCATGTAtgaccacaaccaccaccaccaccattccCATCACCAGAACAGCTCCTTTAGCCTGTCTCTACCTATGCCCATGAACGAAGATAACATGGAGGATGTTCGGCT AACAAGCCTCTCGAGACTGTCATCCAGGAACGAAAATTTCCACACCGCAAGGTCTCGCCCCGCTACCTCCGGCAGATATTTCGACTCCAGCAACGGACTGCGAAACAGATTTAATGGCCCCACCGGTCTGAGGTCACGACCAACCACTGCTTCACAGTCCTCTGGGCCCGGATTGAGCGTACGAAGAATCACTCTGCACCAGAAAGAACTAATGACTTAG
- the LOC138946198 gene encoding piggyBac transposable element-derived protein 4-like has protein sequence MRNFFACCIHMGIVKKPRMSDYWSRHPALHASYCSQLMSRNRFMDILSFLHMNDNTTFVPFGEEGHDPIHKIRPLVTHLNTKFQETYIPDKTICVDEAMCPFKGRSKFRVYMKDKPTKWGFKFYELCDSSTGYVFHFEMFCADRRLSNKPYDVVMRLMVPLMDKGYQLFIDNYYCCPKVCEDLSARGTMVCGTVRRNRVGLPKEMCAADVNLEKGAIDYRRKGSVVVCRWKDKKDVFMLSTMHRPSLRMIQARYELKRKPLAVIDYIAHMAGVDHSDQLISYFPMHRKSVKWWKKLFFHLMTMIMIQAMIILNAHRKQKRRAKKCLEDVVKDVLTQLPVVDEIPIAHVAVGDKLRLTGRHFAAALPATTLAKPYNNCKVCYAKSRARGVNATLAKTQRKRTRFWCRECAVALCVEPCFEVWHTKKDVLHA, from the coding sequence ATGAGGAATTTCTTTGCATGCTGCATTCACATGGGCATTGTGAAGAAGCCGAGAATGTCGGATTACTGGTCGCGTCACCCAGCACTTCATGCGTCATACTGCAGTCAGCTGATGTCGAGAAACCGTTTCATGGACATCTTGAGCTTCTTGCACATGAACGACAACACAACTTTTGTGCCTTTCGGAGAAGAAGGTCATGACCCAATCCACAAAATCCGTCCTCTTGTGACACACCTCAACACCAAATTTCAGGAGACGTACATTCCGGACAAGACCATTTGTGTAGATGAGGCGATGTGCCCTTTCAAAGGCCGCAGCAAGTTTCGTGTGTACATGAAGGACAAGCCGACTAAGTGGGGGTTCAAATTCTATGAACTCTGTGACAGTTCCACTGGGTACGTCTTTCACTTTGAAATGTTCTGCGCAGACAGGAGACTCAGCAACAAGCCGTATGATGTTGTAATGCGTCTCATGGTGCCGTTGATGGATAAAGGCTACCAACTGTTCATTGACAACTACTACTGCTGCCCCAAGGTGTGTGAGGATCTGTCTGCCCGTGGAACAATGGTGTGTGGGACAGTCAGAAGGAACAGAGTGGGATTGCCCAAGGAGATGTGTGCCGCCGACGTGAACTTGGAAAAAGGTGCCATTGACTACCGCCGCAAGGGTTCCGTGGTTGTGTGTCGCTGGAAGGACAAGAAAGACGTGTTCATGTTGTCCACGATGCATCGCCCAAGCCTTCGCATGATCCAAGCACGCTACGAGCTGAAGCGAAAGCCTCTTGCAGTGATCGACTACATCGCTCACATGGCCGGAGTTGATCACTCTGACCAACTGATTTCCTACTTCCCGATGCATCGCAAGAGTGTCAAATGGTGGAAGAAGCTCTTCTTTCACCTCATGACCATGATCATGATACAAGCCATGATCATCCTCAATGCACACAGGAAACAGAAGAGGAGGGCCAAGAAATGTCTTGAAGATGTTGTCAAGGATGTCCTCACACAGTTGCCTGTGGTGGACGAAATCCCGATAGCACATGTTGCTGTTGGTGACAAGTTGCGCCTGACTGGCCGCCACTTTGCAGCTGCCCTTCCAGCAACCACACTGGCCAAGCCCTACAATAACTGTAAAGTCTGCTATGCCAAATCAAGAGCTCGAGGTGTGAATGCTACTTTGGCCAAAACCCAACGCAAGCGGACGCGATTCTGGTGCCGGGAATGTGCTGTGGCGCTTTGTGTTGAGCCGTGCTTTGAAGTGTGGCACACAAAGAAGGATGTTCTCCATGCATAA